A portion of the Juglans microcarpa x Juglans regia isolate MS1-56 chromosome 1D, Jm3101_v1.0, whole genome shotgun sequence genome contains these proteins:
- the LOC121259440 gene encoding protein FAR1-RELATED SEQUENCE 5-like: MTKRTERGDDETVRYVTLARARGGKAQNRTLNVTNPRPTGKTECKAKINAIKSDGKFRLTTVHNIHNHDLSPRKSQFFRCNRKVSDAVKRVLDTNDLAGIRMNKSFRSLVVGAGGFENLPFLKKDCRNYIDKARYLRLGAGGAGALQEYFLRMQYKNPGFFALMDIGDDGRLKNIFWADPRNRAAYQYFGDVVTFDTTYLTNRYGMPFAPFVGTWLHCMDGMAPKAIITDQDRAMKNAIAIVFPNTRHRFCLWHILKKVLEKLGSYGSYKGGMKNDLMKCVYDTQTIEEFEKDWGQFISTYNLHENTWLQSLYDERTNLKEFVDQFNNALKKKIENENAADFHTFNVTISCISRSPIEKRFQDLYTNTKFKEVQHQVTGILDMDPELLKRDGPIKTYLLEDEVRLEEFTKLVKYFVEISEEDG, from the exons ATGACAAAAAGGACTGAGAGAGGAGATGATGAAACTGTTAGATATGTCACCCTCGCTCGTGCCCGCGGTGGGAAGGCCCAAAATAGGACTTTGAATGTCACCAACCCACGTCCAACAGGAAAGACagaatgtaaggcaaagattaatGCCATAAAATCGGATGGAAAGTTTCGGTTGACCACAGTGCATAATATCCATAATCACGATCTCAGTCcaagaaaatctcaattttttcgATGTAATAGAAAAGTCAGTGATGCCGTAAAAAGGGTCTTAGATACAAATGATTTAGCAGGGATccgaatgaataagagtttcAGATCTCTTGTTGTTGGTGCCGGTGGATTTGAGAATCTTCcgtttttgaaaaaagattgtCGTAACTATATCGACAAGGCTAGATATTTACGACTGGGCGCAGGTGGTGCTGGAGCACTTCAAGAGTACTTTTTACGGATGCAATACAAAAATCCTGGTTTTTTTGCATTAATGGATATAGGTGATGATgggaggttaaaaaatattttctgggcAGACCCCCGTAATAGAGCAGCCTACcaatattttggtgatgtggtTACATTTGACACCACGTACCTGACAAATAGATATGGGATGccctttgcaccatttgttggt ACCTGGTTGCATTGTATGGATGGAATGGCTCCGAAAGCAATTATCACTGATCAGGATAGAGCGATGAAAAATGCAATCGCTATTGTCTTCCCAAATACACGACATAGGTTTTGCTTATGGCATATACTGAAGAAAGTCCTTGAGAAACTTGGCTCCTATGGATCGTACAAAGGTGGGATGAAAAATGACCTGATGAAATGTGTTTATGACACCCAAACaattgaagagtttgagaaagaTTGGGGTCAGTTCATATCGACTtacaacttgcatgagaatACGTGGTTGCAGAGTTTATACGATGAGCGT acaaacttgaaagagtttGTGGACCAGTTTAACAAcgcgttgaaaaaaaaaattgagaatgaaaatgctGCAGATTTCCACACATTTAATGTCACAATTTCCTGCATATCTAGATCGCCGATTGAGAAGAGGTTTCAAGATTTGTATACAAATACTAAATTCAAGGAAGTGCAGCATCAAGTTACCGGCATACTCGATATGGATCCAGAGTTACTTAAACGTGATGGTCCAATAAAGACCTATCTACTAGAGGATGAAGTTCGCTTGGAAGAGTTCACTAAGCTGgttaaatattttgtggaaattAGTGAGGAAGATGG CTAA
- the LOC121249014 gene encoding uncharacterized protein LOC121249014 has product MAFVQMSSSPSLSSAMTSSSFAKSTVGQPFCYCEVPATLRYSHTGRNPRRPFLGCSKYNTEGLPYCKFFKWADGNHEYELQLQECLNELLRSQRELEKKLDDIKKTLIQLCKRVEETEKRELGLQKQKVENCHSHRLLGLYWAFVVIVSCYIVLCR; this is encoded by the exons ATGGCCTTCGTCCAGAtgtcatcatcaccatcattaTCATCAGCAATGACTTCTTCATCCTTTGCTAAATCTACTGTTGGTCAACCATTCTGCTACTGTGAGGTTCCAGCCACATTGAGATACTCACATACGGGCAGAAATCCAAGACGACCATTCTTAGGTTGTTCGAAGTATAACACAGAG GGATTACCTTATtgcaaatttttcaaatgggcAGATGGTAATCATGAATATGAACTGCAGCTTCAAGAATGTTTAAATGAATTGTTAAGGAGCCAAAGAGAGCTCGAGAAGAAACTTGATGACATCAAGAAGACATTGATTCAGCTTTGTAAGAGAGTGGAGGAGACCGAGAAGAGAGAGTTGGGGCTTCAAAagcaaaaagttgaaaattgtcATTCACATAGATTACTCGGTCTTTATTGGGCCTTTGTAGTTATTGTGTCATGTTATATAGTACTATGTAGGTGA
- the LOC121259528 gene encoding protein FAR-RED ELONGATED HYPOCOTYL 3-like codes for MSTAQRSESMNAFFNGYVHTKTNLKEFIDQFDSALKKKIESENNADFHSFSVTIPCISRSPIEKRFQELYTNAKFREVKMQLTGIIDLDPELLKRDGAVKTYLVEDEVWFEEFDKLVTFSVDFSAEDADAKYSCGLFQMRGILCTHIFAVFKCNGIKSLLEKYILDRWRKDIKMEYTLIYRSYDAGDQRPDACRYSSLLKNCYQMITHATGSKKYTEDATHKLHAMIELYTENQEPPLLTLIGSNVGCTQNDTPTVDSSKQVLSPLVVRGKGRPPSLRRAPRMEKDMRKVKGETKKALVNRKQKHVHIIEALNIHV; via the coding sequence ATGAGTACAGCGCAACGcagtgagagcatgaatgctTTTTTCAATGGTTATGTTCATACTaagacaaacttgaaagagtttATCGATCAGTTTGATAGtgcgttgaaaaaaaaaattgagagtgAAAATAACGCGGACTTTCATTCATTTAGTGTTACCATTCCTTGCATATCTAGATCTCCTATCGAAAAGAGGTTTCAAGAACTGTACACGAATGCTAAATTTAGGGAAGTTAAGATGCAACTTACTGGCATTATCGATTTGGATCCAGAGTTACTTAAGAGGGATGGTGCAGTAAAGACCTATCTGGTAGAGGACGAAGTTTGGTTTGAAGAGTTCGATAAGTTGGTTACGTTTTCTGTAGACTTTAGTGCGGAAGATGCAGATGCTAAGTATTCGTGTGGTTTATTCCAGATGAGGGGTATATTGTGCACGCACATTTTCGctgtatttaaatgtaatggGATAAAATCTCTACTAGAGAAGTACATTTTAGACCGATGGAGGAAGGATATCAAAATGGAATATACGTTAATCTATAGAAGCTATGACGCAGGGGATCAACGGCCAGATGCTTGCAGATATTCAAGTCTACTAAAAAACTGTTATCAAATGATTACTCATGCAACgggttcaaaaaaatatactgAGGATGCCACACATAAGTTACATGCAATGATTGAATTATATACTGAGAATCAAGAACCCCCATTGTTGACCCTCATTGGTTCCAATGTTGGTTGTACTCAAAATGACACACCCACAGTGGATAGCTCAAAACAAGTACTCAGTCCATTAGTTGTCAGAGGGAAAGGCAGACCTCCATCTCTGAGGAGAGCTCCCAGAATGGAGAAAGACATGCGGAAAGTTAAAGGAGAGACAAAGAAAGCACTAGTAAACCGAAAACAGAAACATGTTCACATTATTGAAGCTTTAAATATACATGTTTAG